Part of the Lates calcarifer isolate ASB-BC8 linkage group LG6, TLL_Latcal_v3, whole genome shotgun sequence genome, TTTCACTCAACTGAAACCTCAATGAAATAAACCCTAAATAGACCCAAATAAGTCCAAATATATTCAAGTTACTGGAAGCTTGTTATGGAGTCTTGAGGATGTGCTTTTTGAAAAGCAAAATGATTGTAAACAAAAAGCTTTTGAGAATAATCAAATCTAACTAATCACAGTTTTGATTGATAACATGTTTCATAATCATGATTAAGGAGAAGAAAGTAAATTAACTTTGATTCTATGTATTTACATAGTCCACAACatattgttaatattttcattatagCAATAAAAGTTGTTCAAAGCAGATGAAGTGAACAGTAACAGCTGTCTTTCACAAATTAACTGAGCTGAAGAGGCCTGTAGGgctgtatgtggtcaggacagacagagaccagAGTCAGCCAGGGTCACCCCACACCTCGGGGACATAGGCTGATGAGACGTGTCTGCTGCCTTAATTGTACATTGTTCAGCTTGGCTAATGTGTAGGTCTCACCCAACTTGCTTTACaatcatttcagctgtttcacttCAAGGGAAAAAGTGGCAAAAATGGACCAAATTGTTTTGTGTGCAGGGAGTCAGACTGCCTTAAGGCTGGAAACTGAAAGAAGAATTCGACCCGCTGTCTGGAGGTCTAAAAATACCTTGACACCAGCTAATGGGTAATGATGTGGTTGTATGCCTAGTGGTGAAGGGGCAGGAAGCACTGGAGATGGAACCAATAGATTCAGGGACTTGGTTTtgtgaatatgaaatatgaCTCTGGACACAATGAAGGACTCTTTTGTGCAGTTCTAAGTTTAGCTATACCTTAGAGTTCTCAGCAAGTCTGTTTGGTTTCCTATCAAAGACAGGGAGTCTGCCATGAAAACATACAAGTAAACTGTGTTGTCAATGAGAGGTTTACAGttccacagagactgaactggaAGAGATAAAAGCTGTAAACTGACAAGAAGAGTGATCCAAGAAGAGTGTTTTAAGTTATTTGGTTACAGCACAGGTAGAGCCTGTTTACTGGCtgtggaggaaaacaacagGCAGAGGATGCAGGGATTTCATTATCTGATTAAATTTAGGAAAAGTTTAAATGTGATATCTTAATCTGAGTGATGTAGACTTTTTTTAAGCCCTGGGTTATGCCTCTCAGGCTGCTCAGTCGGTGGAGTTTGGGGGTGTATGCAACCTGAGAGAAAGATCTCAAGACACTGCTCAAGTCCggaaaaaataatttcactgtGTCTACatgaatacaaaacacaaacatgagttattaagcatttttattttatattattcaGCTATTATTCTCATACAAAGACACTACAATCAACCATCAGTAAATGggataaacacattttcaatgcATTGTTCATAGGTGCATTTGTTGCAAAcactgctgtaaacacagcCTTGGGTTTCCCTATTTACAGTATTGAAATGTAACCATGTACAATTTTGCCAGTGTTGTACTTACAGTAAGTACAATGTTGAGATTCTCACTTCACTAATACCGCcattttatgtttctttatgtttttacttCTGGGCTACTCAGTACAGGTGGGGGACTAATTAGAAGAggtaaaaacacctgtgtgagcACGTCATGAGTGCGTAGTGACTTCAAGATATTaccttaaaaaacatttaaacctttataaaatatgatgcattctGAAAACTGAAGAACCTAATAGTTTAAAGTGTAATTTAACCATGTGCAACATGTTAGTGTATCAATAATGATGgtacaaaaatgttaaataaccCGGACAGAGGCCAGTCTGCTGTAGGTGAGTACTGCTTTAAGCACATTGAACAAGAATTTGAATGCGGGGCTTTTACTTGTACTGCAGCATATTTACCTTTAccacagtgaaatatctcaatacTTCTACCAACCGTGTCTTTTAAAAGAATATTTCATTAAATTTCAAATAGCCTTGTGTGACAGTAGTCTAGCTCCATGTGGCGTCGACTCAGCTTGTTCTAAAATGGTGGTTATTAATCGCCATCTTGTGGTTAACATCAAATACTGCATGCTCAGTCGAGGTCGCCCCACAGTTGACAAACATTGGGAGGACTTAGTAAATTAAATTATTCGACCACTTCCACGCAGAAACTGTCCGCAGCATACATTTCTCTGTCTTGTACGTCGTTCCGAGTCTAAACTAATGCAACACGGTGCTAAAATCAGTCTCTCACAGTCCTAACCATGCTTTTAACGAGGCCTGTGGGACTAATCTGGCGAAATGAACCGTGCAGGGGTCATTTCGTTAAAAAGCAGGTTGCAGTCTCGGCACGCCTGGATGTACAGTCTACAGTATGTAGAGTCGACACGGTGGATTTTGACACGGTCCCCAAACAACTTGGTACACTGATACTGCTGTGTTGTCGGTGACATTTCAGGTGAGGACAATAATGTTTTGTTCCTGCGACTGATCAAATCTCACTATTGTCTGGATGCATAATCCCCTTGAGTGCCTGCAGGCGTTCTCTGCTTCTCACACAGGATGAACCAGTAGCCCGCACCTACGAGCATTTTAAATGCTCAAGAGGGACTAGACTAGTTCCTGGTGTTTTGAAGTAGCCGATTACCATATGTAAGAGCAGTTGTACTCGTGCAAAGTATTTCTGgaagaaaagtaaagaaatagcaatgacaaaaaataaatagcaCGTCTCCTGTATTCAGTTCTTGTGGTTCTTTAATTTTGTAAAGTGACTTTAAttcacatacatgtacataaacataaactgaCCCTCCCTGTAAGCATAATTAATTTATGAGGGTGGGTTTGTTAACTTGCCTTATATGTTGAGATGACAGATTAAtcactgaacagaaaataaaattaagataGAAGAACATGCATACACTTAATGGACGAATGTTGGAGCATCATAAAGTGAGATAAAACAGCTAAATGTATAGTGTGCAACAACTCATTTATTATGTTAAAAGAAGGCCCTTCTATTCCCATCTTTtaaattttgaaataaaatgaaacaccAGATGATTTGGACCCTGATACTGAAGCATATTTCtagtgaagagaaaaacaattaGAGAAGCTGTGTCACATCCTGTTAGCTCTCAAACAATGACTACTTATTAAGTAAAGTGAGAGAGTAATTactaatatatttaaaaatgcactCCAGTTTTTAATCATTACACCGACATACTGCGTAACAGAGGTACCTTTTCCCTCAGTCTCCTAAATTATTGTGGCTCTTAACAGCTTAACAGCTCAACCTGTGTGGCATTTGTAAATTGCTAAAGAGCCTGTATGCTTTCCAAACAGTCTCCAAAGATCCAAAATGGAATCTTTGTCtactattttctgtttttctaccCTTTATTTTGCTATAATTAAGACTTTGCACCCCTGTTTGACACAAAAGATGCCACCAACCAAGGATGCTTGGTAACGGGACCATACACAAACTCCTCTCTGTGTAAACATCATGTCACTGAGCTGGTGCTGAATGCGTCTGTTTACTGGGCTTTGTTTAATTGACGATGAATTGCCGGGGCTGACATGGAAAACAATTAGGGTGAAATTCTGTCGCATTAGCTGCTGTGAAACAGCCCAAACAGATTTCAATCTTAACTCCAAGAACTGACTCATAAGAGCCTAATCCTGTTGATGGAAACAAAATCCCACCCGTGTCAAAACGGCCCGCTGCCCCAGGTGCAGTAGCCACACAGGCCCTGGCTTGTCTCCCTTTATCACAGCTGATGAATTGAGAGGGCCCTCTTGGGCACACAGCCCAGGCTGTGGTTTGGCTAATTAGAGGGTCTGTTTTCTCATAAATATCTATAGTGATTAAAATTAGGCAAATAAAGGCTGTAGTTACAGCCTGTGAAAGAGTGAGATGCAAATTCTGAATGCAGAGTGACACTGTAAAGGAAAATCTTGGTGTTGCGTGTCTTTGCAAATGCAAGAATTTTCCAAATTTAATTTCTGTGACGCTAACTTAACTTCACTTTCTGAGACTTTTGTTGTGAAGAATCTGCCCGATTTACCAGGTTTGATGTAGTCACAAAAGACTGTGAGCAGTAAAGTATACCATCTGATTTTTGTTCAAATTACCAATGGGACCCCATCATCGTTAATCAATACATTCAACTGCAATTAAGGCACATTAGGCATCTGTTAAGTGCAGTTTAACAGTTGATAATGAGATCAGAGCTGATAGGTTATCTTGATATCTTTTAGtgtcagtgacattttgacagCAAGGATGGCCCCGTAATCACATTGTCCTTACTAAGTCTTACTGATAGCTGTAAACAAAGGCTCAAGTCCTCCTCAGATAAGCTGGTCTCTCTAATGGTAGATTTCACTTTAGAGCAGAAAATAAGCCCTGGTTTTAGTCTGACATCTGTGCCATAATTTCAGTTGCTTGAAAGTATATATAACGTGCATATGTTAAATCTAAAGTTAAGATCACAAATGTAGTGAGGCAAGAAGTTAAAACCCGCAGAAACACATAATTAAAATCATGAAACTTTTGGGgaaagtgtgtatatatataacaaaaaaTCAAACCTCAAATACTTAAGGTTGAGGTTTCTTGATCAGTAAAAATCCATTAATAAGATAAATGTTTGAGTTGGGTTATTCAGCTCTTAAATTCATCGGGAAGACTTCTTAAACAGACCACTTACCTCCTGGAGCTACGGGGCACCTGAGCCAAATCTATTGATTAACAACTCCTAAACCTTTATAGTTACAGATTTGATAGCCTGTAGTAGTATAATCAGAAATATGTGAGCCTTAAAGAGCTGAGGTTATAGTGGAGGAGGACCAGTCAAATAGATTTATCATGATCTGGCATCCAAAAGCTGTCCTTGTTGACCTGTTGAGCCTCAAATAATGAATTATTGAAGATTCCCaccaaacatgaaaaaaatacttaCTTGCCTCACAAATTTGCCCTACATCTGTTCCTCCCCCCAATTGAAAATTCTACTAAATGTATACATACTgtgattttttgatttttttttttttttttttttcccccaaagtATAACTGCTGAGGGCTGACATGGAAAACAATTAGAATGAAGTTCCATCATATTAGCTGCTGCGAAAGAGCCCAAACAGATTTCAATCTTAACTCCAAGAACTGATGCATAAGAGCCTAATCTTGTTGATGGAAACATGATCCCACCTGTGTCAAAAAGTATAACTGCTGGACAAGACGTCTCCTACTGAAATGTCTATTCTCAGTTTATGTGTACAGCAGGCTTCAGGTTTGCTCATCACACTCATTGAACAATGATTGACTGTGTCCACATCACCAAATCATGCTCATATTTCACGTGTTTAACACATCTTAAAGCAGATGACTATGATTACAGCCTTCTAGTGTCAAATCTTACACATATTCTGCACAGTGGTAAAGGCACCAGAtcaaacatccaagtgaagcaacatgaagaaaaacacaagtataCCCTTTTACAAAGTAGAACCAATGTTCATTTGTCTCAAGCAaattaaacatgatttttttgtctgtctttcagtttttctgatcTAGATGGGTCACATGAATCTCACATCCTGCTGCTCCAGTGTTATCTCCTGGTGTTTCTGGCTCATCTGCAGTGCCCAGAAAGATTACACGGGAAAGATTCAGATCCACGGTCGACCCATGACATCACACAGTGAGGTATCagctgactcacacacacatcgcATGACCCCGATATCTGCCAATGACCTGACTGCTGTTTgggccagcagcagctgccaGGGACActactgtgtgcatgtgggcACTGGGCTTTGAGCTCTTTATAACTCATTTGATGAAATGTCATGATATTGAATGAGTAAAAAAggcataaaacaaacataaatatcacATAGGCCAGTTTTATTATAGATTTTTAGTATTTATCAAATTAAACAGTAGTAAAATTTAAAATACCTTATAACCAGTTAGGCAGCTTGCTAGTAGAGAGTCTATTTAAAGTCCTGAAACGTTATGCCTCTGTGTGAGATGGCTGTCGTAAGAACACTGCGTGTATTACGTGATCGGAAGCACCGCTCTATATTTATCTAATCATGGGGCCTGCAGTGCTGCATGCTCATGCTAAAGAACGCCCACCAGAGGACATGCTGCTGAGACTCCAGACTTCTAGACCCTCACCTCCTGTAGACCAGGATCACAGCTAAAACCTGACAGGTAGGCCACCTGAAAAGATGTGCATATATGTATGCAGACAGCTAGAACTTCAGAGATTACTAATACTTCTCACTGTCATTGATacttacatttaatttaatctgtGATAGCTTTATCTTAGTGGCTATTTCCATTTGCTGCCCTGAAGAGATTTTCATTAAATTATACTACATTACATCACATAGATAGAAAAAGATATTGTAACAAGTTTAttgcttttaatttatttgcatttttaaaattgtgttgCAAATCTTATGCaatagaaaaaacaaagcatgcTGATTTTAATTTGTATATGAGTGTCATCATGCATCGTGTGATTTAGTTATCTTATGGCAGTTTAGGGTTTCATATTCATGCTTGTAAAGTATGTTTCTTTGGTGCTTATTCTGAGAAGATCTTTTGATTTTGAAGAATTTTGTGATGCTGAGATTACCTGTGAAAAATCAAAATACTTTTAATAGTGACTGTTTTTATATTACTCTTTTgattgattttccttttttttcctataCTTTATCCTCAAAGTCAAAATGGAGGACTTTGAATACAGTGTGGAGATCTGTGACCGCGACTGGGAATGCTTCTTTGCAGAGTGCGAAGAGTGTAACCTGCTTCCTCCGTCATTAGCAGGTTTGGATGATTCGGGGATGAGTGACATGGATGATACAGCGTCCATACTTGCTAAGAGGGTTCAGAAAGCCACCGCAACAGCAGGCTTTTCAGAGGCTGATCGCCCCATTGACGGCCCCCCAGActgtgaggggtctcctgtggAGCATTACCTCAGCAAACATGGCGTCGGTGGAATGGAGAGTGTCCTTTCGGGCAGTGAGGAGGACATACACCTGCAGTCTGTCAATATGTTCTTTGAAAGGCTGAAAAATCTCACAGAGGCTGAGAGACTTGCTGAGCCAAGCCAAGTGAAAGttggaaaaaacagagaggcagtACTGGAGGTGGAACAGTGTAGTGATGGGCAACAATCCAGCATCAGCACTTTGCCAAAAAACATCCCCAAGTTAAACTCTCTGTCTGCCAGGGGTGAAACAGCACTTGGCAAAGAGACCACGAGGCCTGTCGACACCATCAGCAAcataaacacaatgaaaaaagtCAAGCCTGGCTCCACCATTTCCCCTGAACCTGCAGCCAGTACATCGGCGCTCAAGACTAACAAATCCGCTTACCCTGAGTTATTCATTAGAGAGGAAGCCTGCACAGAAACCGGAGTAAATGAGGTAACACTGTGTAATCAGTCTCATGACTCACCGGATGGGGCTGTCTGCTCAGGAACAACACCTCACACAGACAAAGTGATGAAGATGGAAATGCACACACCTCTGAAGGATGTTGAGCAAGAATATATGTTGACAAGTCAGTTAACTTTCAGTGATAATTCACCCAGTAATCTAGAAGCGGTGACAGATTTTAAATGGAAGGAAGAACAAAACCCTACAGTTTTACAGTTAGACGCAACAAGCATAAACAAATCACCAAGCCAAGAATCGTCTCCATCTGCCTCTATcaaaaggaagagaaggaagaagagacGACTCAGCTTTGAGCCAGCTGAGAGTGTGCATGGATATGAACGGCAGGTTGTAGTTAAGCCAAGTGACTCAGAGGAGGAGCAGTatacagggagaggaggaagcggtctgtgtttatctgaggatgtgaatttattttatttaaatgaaccACAAAAAAATCTTGTGCCCTCTTTATATTCAGTCACAAGGAATCTTCCAGTGAAGCTATCTGCCAGGGAGATAAAAGCAAATGATCTTTCTCACACTGTTCCTCCATGTGACAGTCACTACCACTATTTACCGGAGGGCATAGTTAGACAGGGAAGGTATAAAGCAACAGGCTCAGCTGAAAATAATGCACCTGATGATATGTCAGTAACCCTGTTGAGTCAACCTGATGACAGTGTAATGTCAGTGGCAAAGAACAGCAGTACTGTGGTAACAAATCTACAGCCATGTGCCAAATTACAATCTGAGGAATTAACTAGACTGAATAGATATTCTTGGTTGCCAGATTCAGTACCTGCCAGTGTAAATGGTAAATCAGACATGGccagagaaacaacaaacactaaaagaaaGGACACTCATGCAGAGAGTCTCCAACAGCCTGATAAAGTGAATCATTCCATCATTGgttgtgaaaatgaacaaaatctaAAAAGTTGTACAGCAGAGGTCAAATCAATAACTCACAGCATTTTACCAAGCCCAGAGTCAAATGATCCCGCTGTGGAAGTCAGCCAAAATGACAAACTATCCGCTGCTAAGTCAGTCCTGGCTGTAGAGGCTGGAAATTCTGGCAGAGACAACCATGCACTGTGTCAAAGAGAGGCTGAGCACCAACAACAACTGGAAATTGACTGTCACGACACAGACCAATATAGCTCTACACTGGAAAAGAGTCATGCCTTCAGTGCAAAATCCCAGCAATTCAAAACCAGAGCCTGTCCATTCTCAGAGGAGGTTTCCAGCAAAGTGGCCTGTGTTGAATTAACATCAGATTGTATCAATTCATCCCCTGATAAAAGCTGTCTTTCTGAAAGTCCCTCCAGTTCAGATACAGTACAGCAAAAAGACTGTCTGCTGGAGGTTCAGCCTTTATCTAATTTAGACATTTTATCAGAGAAAAATGCAACAGCTGAGAGAGCACAATTAACAGCATCACAAACAATGGCTGTTTATGGCAGTAATCCCTGCCAATCTGGCGAAATTAATTTAACAGgcagcagtgagagagaaaccAAATTGTCCATGTCTGTAGACTCAATAACAAATCCTTCAGATTTTACACCAATATCATCCTGTTGTACTCTGGACACAGAATCTGTCTTGTCACTCTCAAACGAAAATATCACAGACTTGTCAGGAAGTTTTTGTTCATCTGTTGGTCAAAATGACTCTGGAAGtcaaggagaaaaaaacccaCTCATTTTGGCAAAACATGAGGAAGGAGATGCTAAATCTGGACCCAAAAGCCAGTCTGAATCAAATGACTCAACAGAATCGAAATGTGATCTTTTGGGTGGACCAGAAAATGCTGTCACAGCATCCATGGTTGAATGCAAACCTATACAGGCTCCAGATccaaaacattcagtgtttgcCATGTCTTCTTTTTGGAATGAAATGGAGAAGCTGACAATAAATGACATTCTGGGTTTACGAATGATCAGCAAAGCTGCTACACCTATCTCCCTCCCACCTTTGCAAGAAAGCGAGGAGACCAGCATGATTGCTACAACTGATTCAGGCTTTTTTACGCAAATTGACGAGTCCAAGCCCGAGCAAATGAATGAGTGCATGTCCAGTGTTCCTAATTCTGTAGAGTCAATGGCAATCGCTTCTTCCTCTTCAAGAAGTGTTATGTGGGAAAGTGAGCCTGTCCCGGTGAGCCTAGGTACGGATATTTACCCTGAGAATATGATGTTGACATCTATGAGTGACATTTCTCAACCAGTCCTCTCTGGAGCTGTTCAAAAAAGCCTCAGAAAGATTTCTAAAAATGTAAGTGTGCACAATCTACATGCCCTTGAGTCTGAGTCTCTCAGCTCCACATGGAGAGGCCAAACTTTACAAACCTTAGACAAAGGAGTATCAGACCAATATTTTCCTGCTGAACATACACCCAAGCAAGACAAAGTTATGGACTCTTTACCTTCTTCTTTTACAGACAGCTACAGAGTCTCTCTTACGGATATATTTCAGTACCTTTTTGGTGGAAATCAATCAGTACCCAGCCAAACAGCCACAGATAACATAACTACCTTCTACACCGATGGAAATTCTGTCCCTGAAACATATGAtcattttttctctgattttgaTACAGAAAACTTCTTCTGCCCTCTGATCACAGCAGATGATCAGGCCAAAGACGAGTTGGTTCCTATCTTTTCCTTCTCTCGCTCTGCTAATAGAAATCTACAGTTCCCTGAGGCTTATGATTACTTCTTTGCGTCCTCTTCTTCTGATGATTCTTCTGTTGAATCTGATGAAGAAGATAACTGCAGTCCTGTGAGGGTGGTGTCTAGGTTCAGCCGTAAGGCAAGCG contains:
- the LOC108876539 gene encoding PGC-1 and ERR-induced regulator in muscle protein 1 produces the protein MEDFEYSVEICDRDWECFFAECEECNLLPPSLAGLDDSGMSDMDDTASILAKRVQKATATAGFSEADRPIDGPPDCEGSPVEHYLSKHGVGGMESVLSGSEEDIHLQSVNMFFERLKNLTEAERLAEPSQVKVGKNREAVLEVEQCSDGQQSSISTLPKNIPKLNSLSARGETALGKETTRPVDTISNINTMKKVKPGSTISPEPAASTSALKTNKSAYPELFIREEACTETGVNEVTLCNQSHDSPDGAVCSGTTPHTDKVMKMEMHTPLKDVEQEYMLTSQLTFSDNSPSNLEAVTDFKWKEEQNPTVLQLDATSINKSPSQESSPSASIKRKRRKKRRLSFEPAESVHGYERQVVVKPSDSEEEQYTGRGGSGLCLSEDVNLFYLNEPQKNLVPSLYSVTRNLPVKLSAREIKANDLSHTVPPCDSHYHYLPEGIVRQGRYKATGSAENNAPDDMSVTLLSQPDDSVMSVAKNSSTVVTNLQPCAKLQSEELTRLNRYSWLPDSVPASVNGKSDMARETTNTKRKDTHAESLQQPDKVNHSIIGCENEQNLKSCTAEVKSITHSILPSPESNDPAVEVSQNDKLSAAKSVLAVEAGNSGRDNHALCQREAEHQQQLEIDCHDTDQYSSTLEKSHAFSAKSQQFKTRACPFSEEVSSKVACVELTSDCINSSPDKSCLSESPSSSDTVQQKDCLLEVQPLSNLDILSEKNATAERAQLTASQTMAVYGSNPCQSGEINLTGSSERETKLSMSVDSITNPSDFTPISSCCTLDTESVLSLSNENITDLSGSFCSSVGQNDSGSQGEKNPLILAKHEEGDAKSGPKSQSESNDSTESKCDLLGGPENAVTASMVECKPIQAPDPKHSVFAMSSFWNEMEKLTINDILGLRMISKAATPISLPPLQESEETSMIATTDSGFFTQIDESKPEQMNECMSSVPNSVESMAIASSSSRSVMWESEPVPVSLGTDIYPENMMLTSMSDISQPVLSGAVQKSLRKISKNVSVHNLHALESESLSSTWRGQTLQTLDKGVSDQYFPAEHTPKQDKVMDSLPSSFTDSYRVSLTDIFQYLFGGNQSVPSQTATDNITTFYTDGNSVPETYDHFFSDFDTENFFCPLITADDQAKDELVPIFSFSRSANRNLQFPEAYDYFFASSSSDDSSVESDEEDNCSPVRVVSRFSRKASASQISTDVYDNFFTDSDLKQNFFWKTTFSFRNINFTASTVQRQTLSNSLSHVPVRQSGTSLRRRVYSNNALGNQDVMFPDPLLYHLQDRISRQQAQQPFRYEDLQTAVANPRLDASFLPLRQSDMCLVCIAFASWVLKTANPQVGDAWKAVLLANVSALSAIRYLRKYVKTEAAATSTKLHTAPSQC